The Salvelinus fontinalis isolate EN_2023a chromosome 9, ASM2944872v1, whole genome shotgun sequence genome has a window encoding:
- the LOC129861799 gene encoding uncharacterized protein LOC129861799: MEDEPGAGEVPEESLPGPVGGVGPIPSLGGQLLHQADCLPCVLGYQPALAQGTPTQTEAPAVDEWFWRVEEVWSDAHVRLQGAVHRQKEQADRHRSEPPVFDPGDRVWLSNRNFPLRLPCKKQRPQFVRPCKVLWRVNEVTYRLQLPTNYRLSPFMFLSSGRWFLVPWMRQSPTTPLRLLWTSKEVTPVLSDPFWTRRGVQLQYLVDWEGY; encoded by the coding sequence ATGGAGGatgaaccaggagctggggaggttccaGAGGAGTCACTGCCAGGACCGGTAGGGGGAGTGGGTCCGATTCCTTCCCTGGGCGGACAACTCCTCCACCAGGCTGACTGTCTTCCATGTGTCCTGGGTTATCAGCCAGCCCTGGCTCAGGGGACTCCGACCCAAACCGAAGCCCCTGCGGTGGACGAATGGTTCTGGCGTGTAGAGGAAGTTTGGAGTGATGCTCACGTGAGGCTCCAGGGCGCCGTCCATCGCCAGAAGGAGCAGGCGGATCGCCACCGCAGTGAACCACCCGTGTTTGATCCTGGTGATCGAGTCTGGCTCTCCAACAGAAACTTCCCACTCCGCCTGCCCTGCAAGAAGCAGAGACCCCAGTTTGTCAGGCCGTGCAAGGTTCTCTGGAGGGTCAACGAGGTGacttataggttacagcttcccacTAACTACCGGCTCTCACCTTTCATGTTTCTCTCCTCAGGCCGCTGGTTCCTGGTCCCCTGGATGAGGCAGTCCCCCACGACACCCCTCCGCCTCCTCTGGACATCAAAGGAGGTCACACCTGTGCTGTCAGATCCCTTCTGGACTCGTCGTGGGGTTCAgctccagtacctggtggactgggaggggtactgA